One genomic segment of Buchnera aphidicola (Chaitoregma tattakana) includes these proteins:
- the rpsO gene encoding 30S ribosomal protein S15: MAFIKNENEKMFLKLNNNTKDSGSSEAQISTITFRIKKLQKHFNFNKQDHSSKRGLLCMVSKRRKLLNYLKKKSLTRYKNIITTLSIRR; the protein is encoded by the coding sequence ATGGCTTTTATCAAAAATGAAAATGAAAAAATGTTTTTAAAACTTAATAATAATACTAAAGATAGTGGTAGTTCTGAAGCACAAATTTCAACAATAACTTTTAGAATAAAAAAATTACAAAAGCATTTTAATTTTAATAAACAAGATCATAGTAGTAAAAGAGGACTGTTATGTATGGTATCTAAAAGAAGAAAATTGTTGAATTATTTGAAAAAAAAATCATTAACAAGATATAAAAATATTATTACAACACTTTCTATAAGAAGATAA
- the rbfA gene encoding 30S ribosome-binding factor RbfA, translating to MAIECNRTNRISTIIRKEISNILYYSINDIRINFAITILDVKVSRDLKYAKIFFTTLAHRNVNSINNIITILNSYKKHIRRILCKKIILRIVPDLCFYYDNSFLKGIKISNLLKKIK from the coding sequence ATGGCTATAGAATGTAATAGAACTAATAGAATATCTACTATTATTAGAAAGGAAATATCTAATATTTTATATTATTCGATAAATGACATAAGAATTAACTTTGCAATAACAATTTTAGACGTTAAGGTTTCTAGAGATTTGAAATATGCAAAAATATTTTTTACTACTTTAGCTCATAGAAACGTGAATTCTATAAATAATATTATTACGATATTAAACAGTTATAAAAAACATATCAGAAGAATTTTGTGTAAAAAAATTATATTAAGGATAGTTCCTGATTTGTGTTTTTATTATGACAATTCATTTTTAAAAGGAATTAAGATATCTAATTTACTAAAAAAAATTAAATAA
- the infB gene encoding translation initiation factor IF-2 yields the protein MNKPFFKNKNIGKRSNISYKKSIKKNKVNNLSKLKKYNNTSFLKTPQKNNNKRAVVKKNVSNNKSSKEKKIFPKNNFTNKFKNILFSKNKNIKDNKTTKQHESKNKKFFTKSILNNNVSTIRNRKLNIKNNMLEFNKRNNFINKNAILRNKKIIFIKQNFVKPKNVIKKNIILNYNTSILKLSKLLGVKVKNILTKLLELGIKIKNNFLSFKDAKCISKYFGYKAIEKKNIKIQDLIEKKHNNDTKLKERPPIVTIMGHVDHGKTSILDCIRSQNYKTVESGGITQNISTHYLKIKDKYITFLDTPGHKVFANMRSRGAQITDLIVLVVAADDGIMPQTIEAIEHAKTSNVPIIIAINKIDKRGKNIDFIKNELMKYEIISEELGGENMFVLVSAKFKKGINNLLEAIILQSEILELKTFYECIAKGIVVESFLDKHKGFVSIIIVQEGTLKIGDFIICDTEYGKIKSINDEFGNLLKAVTPSIPVRILGLSGIPISGSKFTVIKDEKKAKEFVYNIKNINKERKLATDKIFEIEKFLDNVKIKNFNEMNILIKADSQGSLEAIHNEISRISSDNFLIKIISSSVGAINETDVSLAITSKAIVVAFNVFPNITAKKSILSNNLDVRYYSVIYNLLHEIKSLKKRFMRSSNKNISRGRAKVKNVFKFSNSIYVAGCIVTNGFIKCGLNVKIIRNNKFVFQSKIDSIKHFKKDVKEVKEGLECGIIIKNFNKIKIGDVLEIF from the coding sequence ATGAATAAACCATTTTTTAAAAATAAAAATATTGGTAAACGATCTAATATATCTTATAAAAAATCTATTAAAAAAAATAAAGTAAATAACCTTTCTAAGCTAAAAAAATATAATAATACATCTTTTCTAAAAACTCCTCAAAAAAATAATAATAAAAGAGCTGTTGTTAAAAAAAATGTTTCAAATAATAAAAGTAGTAAAGAAAAAAAAATTTTTCCTAAAAATAATTTTACTAATAAATTTAAAAATATTTTGTTTAGTAAAAATAAGAATATAAAAGATAATAAAACAACTAAGCAACATGAAAGTAAAAATAAAAAATTTTTTACAAAAAGCATATTAAATAATAATGTTTCTACTATTAGAAATAGAAAATTAAATATAAAAAATAATATGTTAGAATTTAATAAAAGGAACAACTTTATTAACAAAAATGCTATTTTAAGAAACAAAAAAATAATTTTTATAAAACAAAATTTTGTAAAGCCAAAAAATGTTATAAAAAAAAATATAATATTGAATTATAATACTTCTATATTAAAACTTTCTAAATTGCTAGGAGTAAAAGTTAAAAACATATTAACAAAGTTATTAGAATTAGGAATAAAAATAAAAAATAATTTTTTAAGTTTTAAAGATGCAAAGTGCATATCTAAATATTTTGGATATAAAGCAATAGAAAAAAAAAATATAAAAATACAAGATTTAATAGAAAAAAAACATAATAATGACACTAAACTGAAAGAGAGGCCTCCTATTGTTACTATTATGGGGCATGTAGATCACGGTAAAACCTCTATTTTAGATTGTATAAGATCACAAAATTATAAAACTGTAGAATCTGGAGGTATAACACAAAACATATCTACACATTATCTGAAAATAAAAGATAAATATATAACTTTTTTAGACACTCCAGGACATAAAGTATTTGCAAATATGCGATCTAGAGGAGCACAAATAACAGATTTAATTGTTTTAGTAGTAGCTGCAGATGATGGAATTATGCCTCAAACTATAGAAGCTATAGAACATGCAAAAACTTCTAATGTTCCAATTATAATAGCAATAAACAAAATAGATAAAAGGGGCAAAAATATAGATTTTATTAAAAATGAATTGATGAAATATGAAATAATTTCCGAAGAACTAGGTGGAGAAAATATGTTTGTGCTAGTTTCTGCAAAATTTAAAAAAGGAATTAACAATTTGTTAGAAGCTATTATATTACAATCAGAAATTTTAGAATTAAAAACTTTTTATGAATGCATTGCTAAAGGAATAGTTGTAGAATCATTTCTAGACAAACATAAAGGATTTGTTTCTATTATTATAGTGCAAGAAGGTACCTTAAAAATAGGAGATTTTATTATATGTGATACTGAGTATGGAAAAATAAAATCGATCAATGACGAATTTGGAAATCTATTAAAGGCTGTAACTCCGTCTATTCCCGTAAGAATATTAGGTCTTTCTGGTATACCTATTTCTGGAAGTAAATTTACTGTTATAAAAGATGAAAAAAAAGCTAAAGAATTTGTTTATAATATTAAAAATATAAATAAAGAAAGAAAACTTGCTACAGATAAGATTTTTGAAATAGAAAAATTTTTAGATAATGTTAAAATAAAAAATTTTAATGAAATGAACATATTAATAAAAGCAGATTCTCAAGGTTCATTAGAAGCTATTCACAACGAAATTTCTCGTATTTCTAGTGACAATTTTTTAATAAAAATAATTAGTTCTAGTGTAGGAGCAATAAATGAGACAGACGTTTCATTAGCGATTACTTCTAAGGCCATAGTTGTAGCTTTTAATGTTTTTCCTAATATTACAGCTAAAAAATCTATTTTGTCAAACAATTTAGATGTAAGATATTATTCTGTAATATATAACTTATTACATGAAATAAAATCACTTAAAAAAAGATTCATGAGATCTAGTAATAAAAATATATCACGTGGTAGAGCTAAAGTAAAAAATGTTTTTAAATTCTCAAATTCTATTTATGTTGCTGGGTGTATAGTAACAAATGGATTTATAAAATGTGGGTTAAACGTAAAAATAATTCGTAATAATAAATTTGTTTTTCAAAGTAAAATAGATTCTATAAAACATTTTAAAAAGGATGTAAAAGAAGTTAAAGAAGGTTTAGAATGTGGAATTATTATAAAAAATTTTAATAAAATAAAAATTGGAGATGTTTTAGAAATATTTTAA
- the ftsH gene encoding ATP-dependent zinc metalloprotease FtsH yields MRDSAKNIIIWLFASIIFMSIFQNFVSRSSFNNRVSYTTFLSEVHKNKISQVTIDGRQIEILNKDKNKYYTTIPVNDQKLLDILLINNVKVFGKGPAAPSFFTSLVLSWLPMFLLIGIWIFFIRQLQSGGKGAMYFGRDKSKLLTENKIKVTFSDVAGCDEAKEEVKELVEYLKKPKRFKKLGGKIPKGVLLVGPPGTGKTLLAKAVAGEAKVPFFTISGSDFVEMFVGVGASRVRDMFDNARKFAPCIIFIDEIDAVGRQRGAGLGGGHDEREQTLNQILVEMDGFEENEGIILIAATNRPDVLDPALLRPGRFDRRVIVPLPDLKGRKQILKVHVKNILIGRDVSVSILARGTPGFSGADLANLVNESALLSAKLKKDYVSMSELEKSKDKIIMGSERKSILITREQKECTAYHEAGHVIVGRLVPEHDPAHKVTIIPRGMSLGSTFFLPVDDNISMSKQKLESKISTLYGGRLAEEIIYGSKNISTGSFHDIKMATNIARNMVTKWGFSKKLGPILYTKEKEEIFLGKSVSLVSNISDETIRIIDKEIKFLIEFNYNRAFKILKDNIDILHAMKDALIKYETIELFQIDDLMNRKSVRSNINSKSEKK; encoded by the coding sequence TTGCGTGATTCAGCTAAAAATATAATTATTTGGTTATTTGCATCTATTATATTTATGTCTATTTTTCAAAATTTTGTGTCTCGTAGCTCCTTTAATAATAGAGTATCTTATACTACTTTTTTATCAGAAGTTCATAAAAATAAAATATCACAAGTTACAATTGATGGAAGACAAATAGAAATACTAAACAAAGATAAAAATAAATATTATACTACTATACCAGTTAATGACCAAAAATTACTAGATATTTTGTTAATAAACAATGTCAAAGTTTTTGGCAAAGGGCCTGCTGCACCTAGTTTTTTTACTTCTTTAGTTTTGTCTTGGCTGCCTATGTTTTTGTTAATAGGGATATGGATTTTTTTTATTAGGCAATTGCAATCTGGGGGCAAGGGAGCTATGTACTTTGGAAGAGATAAGTCTAAATTGCTTACAGAAAATAAGATAAAAGTAACTTTTTCTGATGTTGCTGGTTGTGATGAAGCTAAAGAAGAAGTTAAAGAACTTGTAGAATATTTAAAAAAACCTAAAAGATTTAAAAAACTTGGTGGGAAAATTCCAAAAGGAGTTCTTTTAGTAGGTCCTCCTGGTACAGGAAAAACTTTATTAGCTAAAGCAGTTGCTGGAGAGGCTAAAGTTCCATTTTTTACAATATCTGGTTCTGATTTTGTAGAAATGTTTGTTGGAGTAGGTGCTTCTAGAGTTAGAGACATGTTTGATAATGCTCGTAAATTTGCTCCTTGTATAATATTTATAGATGAAATAGATGCTGTAGGCAGGCAAAGAGGGGCTGGTTTAGGAGGAGGGCACGACGAACGAGAACAAACGCTTAATCAAATACTAGTAGAAATGGATGGTTTTGAAGAAAATGAAGGTATAATATTAATAGCTGCCACTAACAGACCCGATGTTTTAGATCCTGCTTTATTAAGACCAGGTAGATTTGATAGGAGAGTAATAGTTCCTTTGCCTGATCTGAAAGGAAGAAAACAAATATTAAAAGTACATGTTAAAAATATTCTTATAGGAAGAGATGTATCTGTTTCTATTTTAGCCAGAGGAACTCCGGGATTTTCTGGTGCAGATCTAGCAAATTTAGTTAACGAATCAGCTCTTTTATCTGCTAAGCTTAAGAAAGACTATGTATCTATGTCTGAACTAGAAAAATCTAAAGATAAAATTATTATGGGTTCTGAAAGAAAATCTATTTTAATTACTAGAGAACAAAAAGAGTGTACAGCATATCATGAAGCCGGACATGTTATAGTAGGCAGGTTAGTTCCAGAACATGATCCAGCTCATAAAGTTACTATAATTCCAAGAGGAATGTCTTTAGGATCTACTTTTTTCTTGCCTGTAGATGATAACATTAGTATGAGTAAGCAAAAATTAGAAAGTAAAATATCTACATTGTATGGTGGAAGACTTGCAGAAGAAATAATATATGGATCTAAAAATATATCTACTGGATCTTTTCATGATATAAAAATGGCAACAAATATAGCTAGAAACATGGTTACTAAATGGGGATTTTCTAAAAAGTTAGGACCTATATTATATACTAAAGAAAAAGAAGAAATATTTTTAGGGAAAAGCGTATCTTTAGTATCTAATATATCTGATGAAACTATTAGAATAATAGATAAAGAAATAAAATTTTTAATAGAATTTAATTATAATAGAGCGTTTAAAATTTTGAAAGACAATATTGACATTTTACATGCTATGAAAGATGCTTTAATTAAATATGAAACTATAGAGTTGTTTCAAATAGATGATTTAATGAATAGAAAATCTGTTAGAAGTAATATAAACTCGAAATCTGAAAAAAAATAA
- a CDS encoding SAM-dependent methyltransferase — protein MNYKRFSKSSTIWLQRNFRDKYVLEAKEKKLISRSWFKLHEINLKEKIFEKNMNVVDLGCSPGGWSKYVSRYVSPGGRIISCDIRNMHAINNVIFYKGDLLDKNFLSYFLNNVIKMSTDVLMSDMSPNFSGNKCVDISNSINLLKLSFSICKKIFLKRGIYIVKVFEGKGLQKYIKILKKFFKKLKIYKLKTSYNKSRELFVVGRGIK, from the coding sequence ATGAATTATAAAAGGTTTTCTAAAAGTTCTACAATTTGGTTACAAAGAAATTTTAGAGATAAATATGTTTTAGAAGCTAAAGAAAAAAAATTAATATCTAGATCTTGGTTTAAATTACACGAAATAAATTTAAAAGAAAAAATATTTGAAAAGAATATGAATGTTGTAGATTTAGGTTGTTCCCCGGGCGGTTGGTCAAAATATGTTTCTAGATATGTAAGCCCTGGTGGTAGAATAATTTCATGTGACATACGCAATATGCATGCTATTAATAATGTGATTTTTTATAAAGGAGATTTATTAGACAAAAATTTTTTATCATATTTTTTAAATAATGTTATAAAAATGAGTACAGATGTATTAATGTCCGATATGTCTCCTAATTTTAGTGGAAACAAGTGTGTTGATATTTCTAATTCGATTAATTTGTTAAAGTTATCTTTTTCAATATGTAAAAAGATTTTTTTAAAAAGAGGAATATATATAGTAAAAGTATTTGAAGGTAAAGGATTACAAAAATATATAAAAATTTTGAAAAAGTTTTTTAAAAAACTTAAAATTTATAAGTTAAAAACTTCTTATAATAAATCTAGAGAATTGTTTGTTGTAGGAAGAGGAATAAAATAA
- the greA gene encoding transcription elongation factor GreA has translation MVNYIPITVLGFKKLKNELHSLKNFKRKKIVNDIKKARAHGDLKENAEYHAAREEQSFCESRIKEIEIKLSKMNIIDITKIPNKKKVVFGVTVTILNIISQKKFTYRIVGEDESNFKNKLISIKSPISRGLIGKFVGDIAKIKTPNGIIEYKIINVNHI, from the coding sequence TTGGTGAATTATATACCTATAACTGTTTTAGGATTTAAAAAACTTAAAAATGAGTTGCATAGTCTCAAAAATTTTAAGAGGAAAAAAATTGTAAATGACATTAAAAAGGCTAGAGCACATGGAGATTTAAAAGAAAATGCAGAGTATCATGCCGCAAGGGAAGAGCAAAGTTTTTGCGAGAGTAGAATTAAAGAAATAGAAATAAAGTTATCTAAGATGAATATAATAGATATAACTAAAATTCCAAATAAAAAAAAAGTAGTTTTTGGAGTAACTGTTACTATACTAAATATAATATCTCAGAAAAAATTTACATATAGAATTGTTGGAGAAGACGAATCTAATTTTAAAAACAAATTAATTTCAATAAAATCTCCTATATCTAGAGGTTTAATAGGAAAATTTGTAGGAGACATTGCAAAAATAAAAACTCCTAATGGAATAATAGAGTACAAAATTATTAATGTAAATCATATATAA
- a CDS encoding BolA/IbaG family iron-sulfur metabolism protein translates to MIEKKIKNILKKKINLYNINVKKTDNNFEIVVVSDIFLNKTELQKQQIVYSNIQKLIFKKKIHAVTIYAYSIKEWKKKSLKQKTQKNK, encoded by the coding sequence ATGATTGAAAAAAAAATAAAAAATATATTAAAAAAAAAAATAAATTTATATAACATAAACGTCAAAAAAACAGATAACAATTTTGAAATTGTCGTAGTAAGCGACATTTTTCTAAATAAGACAGAACTACAAAAACAGCAAATAGTCTATTCTAATATACAAAAACTAATTTTTAAAAAAAAAATACATGCTGTTACTATTTATGCATATTCTATTAAAGAATGGAAAAAAAAATCCTTAAAACAAAAAACACAAAAAAACAAATAA
- the rplU gene encoding 50S ribosomal protein L21 yields MKAIFIIKNNQYLANTGDTINVKKIDYKIGNIIFFKKVLAISTKKKIMIGKPFLDKEYVEAIIKSHKKSKKIHIIKHKRRKHYKKKQGHRQEYTVIKITKISNNNRT; encoded by the coding sequence ATGAAGGCAATATTTATTATTAAAAATAATCAATATTTAGCAAATACTGGTGATACTATTAATGTAAAAAAAATAGATTATAAAATTGGCAACATAATTTTTTTTAAAAAAGTTCTAGCAATATCAACTAAAAAAAAAATAATGATAGGAAAACCATTTTTAGATAAAGAATATGTAGAAGCAATAATAAAATCTCATAAAAAAAGTAAAAAAATTCACATCATAAAACATAAAAGAAGAAAACATTATAAAAAGAAACAAGGACATAGACAAGAATATACAGTGATAAAAATAACAAAAATAAGTAATAACAATAGGACTTAA
- the rpmA gene encoding 50S ribosomal protein L27, with amino-acid sequence MAHKKAGGSTRNGRDSNPKRLGIKKFGGEKVHPGNIILTQRGTKFHPGKNVACGRDHTLYALVSGSIKFETKGINKRKYVKII; translated from the coding sequence ATGGCACATAAGAAGGCTGGAGGATCAACTAGAAACGGTCGAGATTCTAATCCTAAAAGACTAGGAATAAAAAAATTTGGTGGCGAAAAAGTACATCCAGGAAATATAATATTAACACAAAGAGGAACTAAATTTCACCCAGGGAAAAATGTAGCATGTGGCCGCGACCATACATTATATGCATTGGTATCAGGATCAATAAAATTCGAAACAAAAGGCATTAATAAAAGGAAATATGTGAAAATTATATAA
- the cgtA gene encoding Obg family GTPase CgtA — MKFIDEILILVKSGNGGNGCTSFRREKFIPKGGPDGGDGGNGGDVWIISDINLNTLSKYNFKKVFKAKNGLNGSKKKCSGKRGKDIYINVPLGTKIIDADRNIIIYDITKKEQKVLIAKGGKRGLGNYKFKSSTNRTPFKHTKGKEGKKVRIKLKLTILADVGTLGLPNSGKSTLVKNISNSRTKIGSYPFTTLYPKLGAVFIKKKKFIIADIPGIIMGASKGTGLGIQFLKHIERCRILLHIIDFSIKNISSIIKNIEIIKKEIIKYNKNILKKPIWMIFNKIDKINYKKKIEQIKTKYLSVEKIFFISAKNKIGTTKLCKNIFSFLKRYKI, encoded by the coding sequence ATGAAATTTATTGATGAAATTTTAATTTTAGTAAAATCTGGAAACGGAGGAAATGGATGTACTAGTTTTAGAAGAGAAAAATTTATACCCAAAGGAGGCCCTGATGGAGGTGATGGTGGGAACGGAGGTGATGTATGGATTATATCAGATATAAATTTAAATACATTATCAAAATATAATTTTAAAAAAGTTTTTAAAGCAAAAAATGGACTAAATGGAAGTAAAAAAAAATGCTCTGGAAAAAGAGGAAAAGACATATATATAAATGTTCCTCTAGGAACCAAAATAATAGATGCAGATAGAAATATAATTATATATGACATAACAAAAAAAGAACAAAAAGTACTTATTGCAAAAGGCGGGAAAAGAGGATTAGGAAATTACAAATTTAAATCTTCTACAAACAGAACACCTTTCAAACATACTAAAGGAAAAGAAGGAAAAAAAGTAAGAATTAAGTTAAAGTTAACTATATTAGCTGATGTGGGAACATTAGGATTACCAAATTCTGGAAAATCTACATTAGTTAAAAATATATCAAATTCTCGAACAAAGATTGGATCGTATCCTTTTACTACATTATATCCAAAATTAGGTGCAGTATTCATAAAGAAAAAAAAATTTATAATAGCTGACATACCTGGAATAATTATGGGTGCTTCAAAAGGGACAGGATTAGGAATACAATTTTTAAAACATATAGAAAGATGTAGAATATTACTTCATATAATAGACTTTTCTATAAAAAATATATCATCTATTATAAAAAATATAGAAATAATAAAGAAAGAAATAATAAAATACAATAAAAATATATTAAAAAAACCTATATGGATGATTTTTAATAAAATAGATAAAATAAATTACAAGAAAAAGATAGAACAAATAAAAACAAAATATCTAAGTGTAGAAAAAATTTTTTTTATATCTGCTAAAAACAAAATAGGTACTACAAAATTATGTAAAAATATTTTTAGTTTTCTCAAAAGATATAAAATTTAA
- the rpsI gene encoding 30S ribosomal protein S9: MMNTKNYGTGRRKTSSARVFLKIGVGKIIINKKKLSKYFTRKTLCDIVLQPVILLDLHNKFDFFITVKGGGISSQASAIRQGITKSLIQYDGSFKPKLKKVGFVTRDSRKVERKKCGLRKARKKPQFSKR; this comes from the coding sequence ATTATGAACACAAAAAATTATGGAACAGGTAGGAGAAAAACTTCTTCTGCTAGAGTATTTTTAAAAATTGGAGTTGGTAAAATTATAATAAACAAAAAAAAATTAAGCAAATATTTTACAAGAAAAACTTTATGCGACATTGTTTTACAACCAGTAATATTATTAGATTTACATAATAAATTTGATTTTTTTATTACTGTAAAAGGAGGGGGCATATCTAGTCAAGCTAGCGCTATAAGACAGGGAATTACAAAATCATTAATACAATATGACGGATCTTTTAAACCTAAATTAAAAAAAGTTGGATTTGTTACTAGAGATTCTAGAAAAGTGGAAAGAAAAAAGTGTGGACTTAGAAAAGCTAGAAAAAAACCGCAATTTTCTAAGCGTTAA
- the rplM gene encoding 50S ribosomal protein L13, producing MKTFFVKNIINKKRWFYVNAENKILGRLASSVSKYLIGKHKSNYVSSVDNGDYIVIFNAEKISFTGNKINKKIYFRHTGYVGGLKAINLKSLLLIQPEFVIKRAIKGMLPKNTLGRKIIKKLKIYSGNVFKHSAQKPTLLEI from the coding sequence ATGAAAACTTTTTTTGTCAAAAATATTATAAATAAAAAAAGATGGTTTTATGTAAATGCTGAAAACAAAATATTAGGAAGATTAGCGTCTAGTGTATCTAAATATTTAATTGGTAAACATAAATCTAATTATGTTAGTAGTGTAGATAATGGAGATTATATAGTTATATTCAATGCGGAAAAAATTTCGTTTACTGGAAATAAAATAAACAAAAAAATTTATTTTAGACATACTGGATATGTTGGTGGGTTAAAGGCTATTAATTTGAAAAGTTTATTATTAATACAGCCTGAATTTGTTATAAAAAGAGCTATTAAAGGTATGTTACCAAAAAATACACTAGGTAGAAAAATTATTAAAAAATTAAAAATATATTCAGGAAATGTTTTTAAACATTCTGCCCAAAAACCAACATTATTAGAAATTTGA
- a CDS encoding prephenate dehydratase domain-containing protein, which produces MNLETDLLKLRNKIDKIDNTIIKKIFERNCISKKIAQTKIYLKKNVKDNNREKKILSKICNESKKYNISKKCLKKIFEIIIYYSIKIQKKVFLHGNIKKISLLGPKGTYSYYVTKKYCDKNNILHKILSYKTFEDAAKSVENNISDISILPLENSNTGKIKDVYNILLNTKLFITEVIYLQINHCLLSNNENIEVKQIKKIYTHIQPFLQCEKFIKKFCTSNIKFTKSTSSAIRIILKKREKHVAAIASSKNVKLFNLKILKKNIQNNKKNFTKFIMLKKNIIKKIDKNKKIVLIRFKYTRDIFPSDILLIMHKENINIQSLKKYKNKSYTYFMEILNSKILKLNIKQILKKISKISENVRIIGNYNFFLKKNF; this is translated from the coding sequence ATGAATTTAGAAACGGATCTTTTAAAACTTAGGAACAAAATTGATAAAATAGATAATACTATAATTAAAAAAATTTTTGAAAGAAATTGTATTTCTAAGAAAATTGCTCAAACTAAAATTTATTTAAAAAAAAATGTAAAAGATAATAATAGAGAAAAAAAAATATTATCAAAAATATGTAACGAATCTAAAAAATATAATATTTCCAAAAAATGTTTAAAAAAAATTTTTGAAATTATAATATATTATTCAATTAAAATACAAAAAAAAGTATTTTTACATGGAAATATAAAAAAAATATCACTTTTAGGTCCTAAAGGTACATATTCATATTACGTTACAAAAAAATATTGTGATAAAAATAATATATTACACAAGATTTTATCATATAAAACATTTGAGGATGCGGCTAAATCTGTAGAAAATAACATATCAGATATATCAATATTGCCGTTAGAAAACAGTAATACTGGAAAGATCAAAGACGTTTATAACATTTTATTAAATACTAAGTTATTTATTACAGAAGTAATATATTTACAAATAAATCATTGTCTATTATCTAACAATGAAAATATAGAAGTTAAACAAATAAAAAAAATATATACTCATATTCAACCTTTTTTACAATGTGAAAAGTTTATAAAAAAATTTTGTACATCTAATATTAAATTCACTAAAAGTACATCAAGTGCAATAAGAATTATATTAAAAAAACGAGAAAAACATGTAGCCGCTATAGCTAGCTCAAAAAATGTGAAACTATTTAATTTAAAAATTTTAAAAAAAAATATACAAAATAATAAAAAAAATTTTACTAAATTTATAATGTTGAAAAAAAATATTATTAAAAAAATAGACAAAAACAAAAAAATAGTATTAATAAGATTTAAGTATACTAGAGACATATTTCCCTCTGACATATTACTAATAATGCACAAAGAAAACATAAATATACAATCGTTAAAAAAATACAAAAATAAATCATATACATATTTTATGGAAATATTAAATAGTAAAATACTTAAACTTAACATAAAACAGATATTAAAAAAAATTTCTAAAATTTCTGAAAATGTTAGAATAATAGGAAACTATAACTTTTTTTTAAAAAAAAATTTTTAA